In the Desulfitobacterium hafniense DCB-2 genome, ATGTAAACAACACGGCTGCAAAACCAATGATGGCCATCCAAGCCGCCCGTTTTCCTTTCCAGCCATACATCAAACGGGCATGGAGGTAGGCAGCGTAGATAATCCAAGTGATCAGGGACCAGGTTTCTTTGGGGTCCCAGGACCAGTAGGTGCCCCAGGCATAGTTAGCCCAAATAGCGCCGGTAACGATACACAGGGTCAACATCGGGAAGGCAAAGCCAATCATCTTATAAGCCAGTTCATCCAGAACATTTTCAGGGGGGAAACGGTTGAGCCAGGTTTCTTTTTCATGCTTTTCATGGGAACCGGCGCCGGTTTTAAGCAGATACATGATTCCCAAACCGCAGGAAATAGCAAAGGCTCCATAGGCCAGCATAGCAGTGAACACATGGAAGGTCAACCACTGGCTTTTCAAAGCCGGTGGGATAGCTCCAGCCACTCTTTCCGAAGGGCCCATTTTCATGATAATAAACATAAGCAATATGAAGGTTACAGGCATGACAAAGCTGCCCAGAGCTTTAATCTTATAGCGGAACTCCGCAAAGATATAAATAATGACAATTCCCCAACAGAAGGTAAGAATAAATTCATAACCATTGGTTAATGGCGGCCGCTGCGTAATCACCCAGCGCAAAGCGATGGCCGCTGTATTGGCTATCAGTCCGATGATGGCAGCGAATGTACCCAGGTGGGTAACGACGTCTTTTTTAGCAGCCATCCCGATCCAATAGAAGACGGTGCTTCCTATGTAAGCTCCAACCATGATATAAAATAAAATGACTTCGAAATTTTCCATGGATCCGCCCAACGATATCGACTCCTTTACACAAAATTATGATATTCCTTCTACTTCAGCAACAATGCGGTCGAACTCTTCTTTGACTCCCATGCTCAGCTTTCCGGTGTAAGCTCCCAAAGTCAAGGTTGCCTCCTGGGTCTCATGATTAGCCTCCAAAACACCTGCTATCCGAACAGGCCGCCAGTAGAAGGATAAAAGCAATCCCACCATTAAAAGGCCGCTTCCCAGCCAGACAATCCCTACTCCGGGATCTGCTTTAATCTGTAATCCTGTGAATGCTATCGCTTTATCAAAGGTTATGGTATAAGCATCCTGGATGTTCTTGGATTCTCCCGGTGTGAGCTGCCCCATATCCAACTGCCTCTGCTCATCAAAAACCTGATAAAGGATCACGGACTCTTGGGGGCTTGTTTTCATGGCCGCCAGCACAAAGTAAAGATTGGTTCCCGGTGCATTAAAATAACCATACCCATTCTGGAGTGCTACCGGAAAGGTCTTATCGCCCATTTCCACAGTAAATTGGGCTCCCGGCGCATAGCTGGATTGGTAGAAGGTTACACCCTTATAGGTCAAGGGATGATTCACAGAAATGGATTGGCGGTGAACCTCTGTACCTGATTCAATGATACTAAGATCGGTATACCAGTTATCCCTCTCTCCGCTGGGCAGAATCCTATCTTCCACCGAATTGATCTTAACCATAAAGTTTTCTTTTACCTGGCCTTTATAGAGGTCAATCTCCTGAATGGGAACCACGCTTCCTTCACCGGCCATCATATACCCTTTAAAGCCGGAGAGGGACCCGATCAGAGCACCAAGGATTAAGATGACAAAAGCAAGATGAGTGATGAAGGAGCCCCAACTGCCCATGCGCCGCTTCTGTGCTGTAAAACTCCATTGACCTTCGCCTGCCGCTTCGGTAAGGCGAAACCCCTTCTTCTTAAGAACTTCCTGAGTTCTTTGTTTTAGGACATCTTCAGTCTGCCCAGATAGTTTGGCGCTAATCTTCTGAGGCAGACTGGACTTATCCCGGGGAGCCTCGGGATTAAATGTCAACTTATAGATTCCCCCAAAACGCTGTACACTACACACAATGAGATTAATACAGAGTAGACCTAATAAGAATTGAAACAAAGGTGAAGAATAGATATGGGTAAATCCTAAAGTTCTCCAAATCTCAGCAACTGCATGTGCTCCTTCGGGATCGAGGGATTCCTGTGGTACCAGAGTTCCTATCCCTGAAACCAGTGCAACGATTCCGAGTAATACCAACCCTGTTTTCATTGAGCTGAAGATGTCCCAAATTTTTTCAATCAATCCGTCAGACCTATTGCTCATAATAACCTCCAGTATAAATTATGGAATTATTCAAAGGATTATTTTATGTATTATTTTACTATATATTCTCAGGTTAGCCTAGGATGAAAGTTTGTTTCACAGAAAAATCACGATTCATTTAGGGTTTCCATAGGATTCTGTAAGGGTTTGTTAAGGGTTGAAAAAGGATTTATTAAGATCTCCCCCATTAAGTTACAAAAAGTACATAAAGTGTCAAAAAAGGAGGCAAAGCTCTTCAACCCTGATCACCGGCATTGCGAGCTTTGCCTCCCTATTCTATTCCCAATCTATGAATTCTAAACTACATTAAAGTACCGTTCCAAATAGGCAGTGCTGCAAAGATGACCACATAGCGCAGCACAAATCCCCCCAGAACAACCAAAGCATCACTGAGCAGGAGCACATTGGCCAAGCCTTGCCCTTGCTCTAAGGCCACGGTGTTGCCGCTTCCAGCTGCCGCATGCAGAGCATGACCGGTATGAGCGGACCTGCCAAGTTTTCTCACTGCGAAAGCTGAGATCAGCAGAGGCACCACCAGTCCCAGTACCACAAGGAACAGCCAGAACCAAAGCGCCAGCCCGCCGGAAATGGCTTGAGCGGCAGAAGCGGCTTTCACCCCGCCACCGGCATTGGCCACGCTGAAGATAAAGGCGACGAGGATGATCTCAACGCTGACAAGGCAGAAGTGAAGCTTGGAAATCTTGTACTCATCGGCATGTACGCCCTTATCAATGATATTGCCGACCAGGACCGTAATGGAAAGACCTGTGGAAATGGCAGAAACAACGAATAATACCGGCATAACATAGGTATTCCAGAAAGGAATCGCTTCAACCACGGCAACGAGCAAACCTGTGTAAGCACATGTCGAGAAAGCCAGCAGTGCTCCGAGATGCTCTAACGCACCGGGAATCGCTTTTTTCTTCCAGACAAAGAAGGCAACCACTAACCCCACACAGATGAAGAGGGCAAGAATATATACGCCCCAGGTCATGACTGAGGAGAAGTTACTTAAAAGGCCGATGAGCAGCCAGGGTTTCTTTAGTCCCTGACCCAAGTCAAATACTAAAAGCACTGTACCAAAGGCCACGATGGGGGCAGCTATAAAATATCCGGCCCGTTGCAAAGCAGGTGAGTTCCCTAACCAGCCTCTCCCGGCAGCATAAGAAGTGAGGTATGCTCCGGCACCTAAACCACCTAAAAAGAGATATATAACGATTAACCATTGCCAATGAAGATGCATGTTTTTTCCTCCTCCTCTTTCCTTATACCTTCGGAATAATCACTAATGAAGGATTGGTGATGCTGGCCGGCGGCAGACCATTGACTTCCGGAGCTACAGCACCGGGAGTTTTCCTCAGTTCAGTAATATCACCATAGGTTAATGCACCGGTCGGGCATGCGGATACACAGGCAGGTTTGCCCCCCTGGTCCTGAATCTCGGCACAGAAACTGCATTTAGTTACTGCTCCAGTACCGGACTTAACAAACTGTGGTGCATGGTAAGGGCAGGCATAGAGGCAATAGGCACAGCCCACGCATTTCTTCGTATTATGGGCTACAATACCGTCTTTATCCCGTTTCGTATAGGCTTTGACAGGGCATACTGCCATACAGGCAGGATCGGCACAGTGATTGCAGCTCATCGAGAGATACACCTTGTTGCTTGCCGGCTCTGCTACATATACCTTACGCCATTCGGCACCGGGCTCCCATTTGTTCGTTTCTTTACATGCTTTGGCGCATAACTTACAATTAATGCATTTTGTTTGGTCATACATAAAACCTAATTGCTTGGATTCACTCGACTCCGTTCCTGCAGCCTTAACACTCGCTTCTTTCAAACTTCCCATCGGCACACCAACTGCCACGGCAGCTGCGGTTAAAGCCCCGATTTTTAAAGCTGTACGACGTTTTAGTTTTACATCGAGCTTTGACACATGGAACAACCCCTTTCTCTAATTCCCTCTAGTACTTACCCATTTTTTCACACAAAAAGCTCCGACATATTATATTTATTTATTAGTTCATAACCTTTGCCTTTGCTTCTTGTCTTCGTAATAAAGAATACCATAGAAATTATTTATTGCAAAGTATTAGCTTTCGGTAATTTTTGCATTCTCATTATTATTTCACTAAAAATTCACAATTATAAACCTATCGAAAAGACCGAAGTCCATCAGCTCCAGGCTGATTTCTTTCGGTCTCAGTATTCATTGGGCAAATTAGATGCAAGTGCAATAAATTTTACCTATCTTTGAATATACCCTAAAACTTGCGTTCCTTCACAAAATAAGCCAAATCCACGAGAGCCTTCCGGGTCGGTACATTGGGCAGCTCTTGAAGGTAAGAATTGGCTTTACTTATATATAAGTCCACATAGTGCATGGAGTCAGCAATTGCTCCGGAGTCCTTGATCATTTTAATGGCCTCTCTGACGTCATCCTCATCTTTCTCCGGTTTGACCAGCAATTCATGGAGACGCTCCCTCTCCCCGGATTGATGCAGGGCAAGAATCAAAGGCAGAGTCATAATTCCTTGACGGATATCTCCTCCCACAGGCTTGCCCAGTTCGGAGGCTTCAGCGGTGACATCCAGGACATCATCGACGATTTGAAAAGCCATACCCAGAGCGTGTCCGTAAGCACCCAGAGCCCAAACCTCCCGCCGCGGAGCAGCAGAAATCAGAGCACCCAGTTTGCAACTGGCCGAAATAAGCATGGCCGTTTTACGCTTAATACGATAATAATACTGTTTCAAGTTCTGATTGACATCATTGGAAGCTTTAATCTGTTGGATCTCTCCCTGGCTCATTTCCACACTGACTTCAGCAAGAATCTTGGATACTTCAGGATGATTAATCTGAGCAAGCAGCTCCAGCGCTTTAGCCAATAGGTAATCCCCGGTAGCAATCGAAACTACATTTCCCCATTTTGCTTTAACTGTCGGCCGTCCCCGCCGGGTCATTGACGCGTCCACTACATCGTCATGAACCAGAGTGGCCATGTGAATCAATTCTAAAGCCATAGCCACCGGAAGGAGCCTGTCAATGGGATAGCCATAGAATTTTCCTGCTAAAAGGGTAAAAGCCGGGCGCAACCGCTTTCCACCGGCTTCCAGTAGTTGAACAGCGGATTGATCCAGTATAGGAAAATCTGTTTTTATATAAGCATGAAGTTCTTTCTCAACCCTCTGCAGATCGGAGTTGATTTGGTTAAAAAGCCAAAGTTGTTTCAATCTTGGTTCACCTGCTTGCACCCTATTTTTCGTAGGACACCATGTCTTGTGGGAGTTCCGCAAGGGGATCCTCATCATAGGTTAATAATTCTTCGTCATCTTTATTGGGTGTTGCATTCTCATCCTTGGGCGTATCTGCAGCTTCCGGTGTATCTGCAGCTTCCGGTGCAACCGCTGCCGCGGTTGAAGGGGCTGCCGCTGCCGTCTTTGTCACTTCCTGGGTGCTTTTCTTGGGTGCCGGGGTTTTCAGTGTGTCATCCAAGGTCTTCTTGAGGACATTGCTGGGGGTATTCACAGCATCCTGAAACTCTTTTGTCATATCTCCGGCAATTTTCTTAACCTCAAAAACCACTTTGCCAATGGCACGAGCCACGTCGGGAAGATCTTCAGGGCCAAATAATACCAAGGCAATAACCATTAATATAATAAGTTCATTAAAACTCATCTCTTACCCCCCTATCCTTCCAGCGCTTTCTCTCGTTTTCGTGCCACAATGTAACCGAGCCAAATACTAGCCTCATACAGCATATAGGTGGGCAGCACCATGAGTCCCTGAGTCATAATCTCAGGAGTAGGTGAAATGAGCATAACCACCACGACAATCCCAAAGAAGGCATACTTCCTCTTTTTAGCCAGACTATCCGGGGAGAGGACGCCAATACGAATCAAAAGCAGCAGGATAACAGGGAGTTGGAAAATCAAACCGAAGCTTAAAAGAAAACGGATAATAAAGGATAAATACGACGCTTTTGTCACTAAGGTAGTTGAAGTGACAACAGCTTGGCCGGTAAACAGCAGGAATTTAAGCCCGATAGGAATAACAAAGAGAAAAGCAAAAGCAATACCGGCTAACATCAGGATAACCGAGCTGGGTACAATCATATAAAGGTATTTCTTTTCATTTTGCTTTAAGGCCGGGAGAATAAAACTCCAAATCTGCCAGATAATTATTGGCAAAGCAATGACTACCCCTACGACAATAGATACTTTCAGCTTAACCATGATGGGTTCCATGGGGGTAGTTGTAATTAATTCTATACCCAGTTGAATCACTGGATTGGCAAGGAATGCGTAAACCTGATCGCTGTATATCCATCCGACAACCGTACCTAAAATGACTCCGTATGCTGCAAATAAGAAAACTTTGCGTAATGCGCTAATATGCTCCATAAGCGGCATATTTTCGTCCACACGTTTCCGCCTGCGCATCCCCACACATCCTTCCCATAATCCTTCTACTTTTATTCAGCACGCATTTTTGAAATAATTGCGACTTCTAAGTTCTCTTCAATTTTAGCACGGAATTGCTTTGCTGACAAAGACAACCCTGTTTGCTATCTATAATTCAACTCCAGAGTTTTAACCTGTACATTGCTTTCAATATAATCGATTAATTGATTTAAAGAATGATTTCTGTGATCGGGGAGCTCCCGGAGAATCGATCTGGCCTCAGTCAGCGCAAAGTCAACCACCCCGCCCGACCTTCGTTCTTGAGACGCCGCCCAGGCAATCCCCAAATTCCAGCCTATGGTCTCACATTGCTCCTGCACCTTCAGCGGACAGCCGGCCAGCTCCGCCCCCAACCGTGCCGCAAGGCCGGTCAGAGATGCTCTTTCCATCTCAATAGTTCTTATATATTCGCCATCACTTACTTTTTTATCCCTCGACAACCAACGGATGATTGCTCCTTGATTCATATTTTCAATAACCTTAGCCAAAGGGGCCAGGAAATGGAGCATTTTCTCTTTACACAAACTCAGAAAAAACTTTCCATAAAGAAAATCTCCTACAAGAACCGGGAATTGTCGTTTACTTTCTTCCAGATCCGGATCATCCTTCATCAGGCGATGAACCTGATCGGCCATAAATATGTATTGAAAGATTGTGGCCAGGCCAATAGCTGAACGGGCCGCACCGCCAAAGGTTTGGCTCACAGCAAGGACAATCAGCGGGCAGGCGTTATTCTCAAGTTCACCAAAATTCAATTCCACAAGTTCGTCAAATTCAGCAGCCTTGAGCTTGATTTCACGTCGAAGGGTTCTTTTTATTTCTTCAAGCTCCTCCTTGAAGTGTTCAGACAGTAGCAACAAGGCAATCTCTCCTTAATATTTGAGGCTAATCTAAGTAATATTCGAGGCTTTTCATCAAAATCCTGCCCCTGTCAAGGTTCCTGGGATCAATAACATTATTTTTTACAAGTTCATATAAATCATCCCGCAATTACTTAGCAAATATTGACATTCCATCATTCATAAAGAAAACCCGGCTTCGCTGTTCCTCAAACGTATTCTCTCAAATGAGGCGAAGTCGCTGGTTGCCCTTATGCTTAGAAAGTATATAGCGCAAGCTTATGCTTTCTGACAGCGAAACAATAGACCTTGTAACTTTCCCGTCACAAGGTCTATTATGCCAGCCTTATCTCAGTCTGGAATAAAATAAATATCCCTCCTAAAGATTTACCGCTTCTTTTGGATCTTCCACCAGTCCACGTTTCATTTCCGTAGCTGTCATATGACCTGCTTTAAATTGCTCGGTCAAATAATTACAGGCATCCCAGGGATTGACCTGATCCCCGCATGTGAATACGTCGACTGCCGCATAACCAAGTTCCGGCCATGTATGGATGGCTAGATGGGATTCGGAAATGACCACCACACCACTCACACCTTGCGGGCTGAACTTATGAAATACCACCTCGCGTACTTCTGCGCCTGCTTCCAGGGCTGCGTTGACCATGATTGCTTCGACTTCTTCGCGGTTATTAAGAATCTCGAAACTGCAACCATAGATTTCAGCCAACACATGACGTCCCAGAGAATTGCTCATTTTGTCATCTTTGCCCCCTTTACAAAAGCAAAATGGAAGGAATCCGAGCCGAACCCAACGTCCGGTGACCCAAATTCCTATCGAAAACAATTGTAGCACAATGTGGCCGCTTGTCAATAAAAAAGTGAACTTTATCCCATAAAACCCTTTATTCCGCTCCAATTCCGGAATATGACGAACTCTCTGCCGCTTTGCTCTCCATTTCTCAGGTTTTCACTTTTATCTTATGATGGTCACTATGAATTGTGTCTTAGGCCGAGTAGACAATCCTCCCATCAATGATCGTCTGCAGAACTTTAGCGTTAATACTCAGCGGTTCCTGATCATAGACCACCAGATCGGCATCATACCCTTCGGCGATTCTGCCGATACGGTCATCACATCCCAGAATTTCAGCCGGATTGACCGTCAGACATTTGAGAGCATCTTTTGGGGAGAGGCCTTCGGCCACAGCCAGGATGGCTATGGTCCGCAATTGCTCGATAGAGTTGTAGGGATGATCGGTGATCAGGGCCACCGTTAACCCTGAGTCCATCAATTTAAGAGCCGAAGCATAATTCCTGTTGCGCAGCTCCATCTTGATGCGGGGGGTCAGCATGGGGCCCAAAGCCACCGCGACTTTCTTTTCAAACAGGTAGTCGGCAATCAGATCCGCTTCTGTGCCGTGCTCGATCACTAGTTTTTCGATCTTAAATTCTTCCGCAATGCGCACAGCGGTTATGATGTCATCAGCGCGATGAGCATGGGCCCGCAGGGGGATTTCACCCCTTAAGAGGGGAATCACAGCTTCCAGCTTGACATCACGCTTCTTCACTTTATCCGCCTTTTTTAAGCTCATATAATCCTGAGCTTGCATGAATAGTTCACGAATCAGAGAGGCCGTCCCCATCCGGGTCACCGGGGATTTTTTATCTGCACCATAGGTGGTGAGAGGATTTTCTCCCAGGGCTATCTTCAGACCTACCGGATTCTTAATCACCATCTGATCGATGATTCGCCCCGCAGTCTTGAAAGCCATGTTGAGGCCCCCAACCGGGTTATCGCTTCCCGGTCCGGACATGACGGTGGTGATGCCATGACGAACCGCATCCTTAAAGGCTATGTCCATGGGATTTACCCCATCGATTGCTCTCAGATTCGGAGTAATGGGATCGGATATTTCATTATTATCCACACCGATTTTTCCTGTTGCTTCCTCGATAATCCCCAGATGAGTATGACAGTCAATCCATCCCGGTAGAATATAGCCCTCCCGCACATCAAGAACCGGGATTCCTTTCTCTCCTTCAATTACCGGCCTCACCTCTTTGATTTTGCTGTGCTTAATGAGAATATCAGCCTTAAAATAATCCTCTTGTTCATGAAGCCATACCAACCCGTTTTTAATAAGAAGACTCATCCCTTCACCTTCTCCATCAATTTAGCCTTTCTTAGTATTACCGGAATAACCAAGATTGAACACATGCAGAGCATTGGCTTGAGGACAGAAGCGGCCGTCTTATGTATAATTTACCACTTTATGCAAAACAATAGGTTGAATTACAGCGTCAGGGAGG is a window encoding:
- a CDS encoding 4Fe-4S dicluster domain-containing protein → MSKLDVKLKRRTALKIGALTAAAVAVGVPMGSLKEASVKAAGTESSESKQLGFMYDQTKCINCKLCAKACKETNKWEPGAEWRKVYVAEPASNKVYLSMSCNHCADPACMAVCPVKAYTKRDKDGIVAHNTKKCVGCAYCLYACPYHAPQFVKSGTGAVTKCSFCAEIQDQGGKPACVSACPTGALTYGDITELRKTPGAVAPEVNGLPPASITNPSLVIIPKV
- a CDS encoding polyprenyl synthetase family protein, producing the protein MKQLWLFNQINSDLQRVEKELHAYIKTDFPILDQSAVQLLEAGGKRLRPAFTLLAGKFYGYPIDRLLPVAMALELIHMATLVHDDVVDASMTRRGRPTVKAKWGNVVSIATGDYLLAKALELLAQINHPEVSKILAEVSVEMSQGEIQQIKASNDVNQNLKQYYYRIKRKTAMLISASCKLGALISAAPRREVWALGAYGHALGMAFQIVDDVLDVTAEASELGKPVGGDIRQGIMTLPLILALHQSGERERLHELLVKPEKDEDDVREAIKMIKDSGAIADSMHYVDLYISKANSYLQELPNVPTRKALVDLAYFVKERKF
- the nrfD gene encoding NrfD/PsrC family molybdoenzyme membrane anchor subunit yields the protein MHLHWQWLIVIYLFLGGLGAGAYLTSYAAGRGWLGNSPALQRAGYFIAAPIVAFGTVLLVFDLGQGLKKPWLLIGLLSNFSSVMTWGVYILALFICVGLVVAFFVWKKKAIPGALEHLGALLAFSTCAYTGLLVAVVEAIPFWNTYVMPVLFVVSAISTGLSITVLVGNIIDKGVHADEYKISKLHFCLVSVEIILVAFIFSVANAGGGVKAASAAQAISGGLALWFWLFLVVLGLVVPLLISAFAVRKLGRSAHTGHALHAAAGSGNTVALEQGQGLANVLLLSDALVVLGGFVLRYVVIFAALPIWNGTLM
- a CDS encoding amidohydrolase, producing the protein MSLLIKNGLVWLHEQEDYFKADILIKHSKIKEVRPVIEGEKGIPVLDVREGYILPGWIDCHTHLGIIEEATGKIGVDNNEISDPITPNLRAIDGVNPMDIAFKDAVRHGITTVMSGPGSDNPVGGLNMAFKTAGRIIDQMVIKNPVGLKIALGENPLTTYGADKKSPVTRMGTASLIRELFMQAQDYMSLKKADKVKKRDVKLEAVIPLLRGEIPLRAHAHRADDIITAVRIAEEFKIEKLVIEHGTEADLIADYLFEKKVAVALGPMLTPRIKMELRNRNYASALKLMDSGLTVALITDHPYNSIEQLRTIAILAVAEGLSPKDALKCLTVNPAEILGCDDRIGRIAEGYDADLVVYDQEPLSINAKVLQTIIDGRIVYSA
- a CDS encoding Sec-independent protein translocase subunit TatA/TatB; the encoded protein is MSFNELIILMVIALVLFGPEDLPDVARAIGKVVFEVKKIAGDMTKEFQDAVNTPSNVLKKTLDDTLKTPAPKKSTQEVTKTAAAAPSTAAAVAPEAADTPEAADTPKDENATPNKDDEELLTYDEDPLAELPQDMVSYEK
- the ccsB gene encoding c-type cytochrome biogenesis protein CcsB, whose product is MGGSMENFEVILFYIMVGAYIGSTVFYWIGMAAKKDVVTHLGTFAAIIGLIANTAAIALRWVITQRPPLTNGYEFILTFCWGIVIIYIFAEFRYKIKALGSFVMPVTFILLMFIIMKMGPSERVAGAIPPALKSQWLTFHVFTAMLAYGAFAISCGLGIMYLLKTGAGSHEKHEKETWLNRFPPENVLDELAYKMIGFAFPMLTLCIVTGAIWANYAWGTYWSWDPKETWSLITWIIYAAYLHARLMYGWKGKRAAWMAIIGFAAVLFTFFGVNYLLPGLHSYA
- the speD gene encoding adenosylmethionine decarboxylase, with translation MSNSLGRHVLAEIYGCSFEILNNREEVEAIMVNAALEAGAEVREVVFHKFSPQGVSGVVVISESHLAIHTWPELGYAAVDVFTCGDQVNPWDACNYLTEQFKAGHMTATEMKRGLVEDPKEAVNL
- a CDS encoding polyprenyl synthetase family protein, producing the protein MLLLSEHFKEELEEIKRTLRREIKLKAAEFDELVELNFGELENNACPLIVLAVSQTFGGAARSAIGLATIFQYIFMADQVHRLMKDDPDLEESKRQFPVLVGDFLYGKFFLSLCKEKMLHFLAPLAKVIENMNQGAIIRWLSRDKKVSDGEYIRTIEMERASLTGLAARLGAELAGCPLKVQEQCETIGWNLGIAWAASQERRSGGVVDFALTEARSILRELPDHRNHSLNQLIDYIESNVQVKTLELNYR
- the tatC gene encoding twin-arginine translocase subunit TatC, with translation MRRRKRVDENMPLMEHISALRKVFLFAAYGVILGTVVGWIYSDQVYAFLANPVIQLGIELITTTPMEPIMVKLKVSIVVGVVIALPIIIWQIWSFILPALKQNEKKYLYMIVPSSVILMLAGIAFAFLFVIPIGLKFLLFTGQAVVTSTTLVTKASYLSFIIRFLLSFGLIFQLPVILLLLIRIGVLSPDSLAKKRKYAFFGIVVVVMLISPTPEIMTQGLMVLPTYMLYEASIWLGYIVARKREKALEG
- the resB gene encoding cytochrome c biogenesis protein ResB — encoded protein: MSNRSDGLIEKIWDIFSSMKTGLVLLGIVALVSGIGTLVPQESLDPEGAHAVAEIWRTLGFTHIYSSPLFQFLLGLLCINLIVCSVQRFGGIYKLTFNPEAPRDKSSLPQKISAKLSGQTEDVLKQRTQEVLKKKGFRLTEAAGEGQWSFTAQKRRMGSWGSFITHLAFVILILGALIGSLSGFKGYMMAGEGSVVPIQEIDLYKGQVKENFMVKINSVEDRILPSGERDNWYTDLSIIESGTEVHRQSISVNHPLTYKGVTFYQSSYAPGAQFTVEMGDKTFPVALQNGYGYFNAPGTNLYFVLAAMKTSPQESVILYQVFDEQRQLDMGQLTPGESKNIQDAYTITFDKAIAFTGLQIKADPGVGIVWLGSGLLMVGLLLSFYWRPVRIAGVLEANHETQEATLTLGAYTGKLSMGVKEEFDRIVAEVEGIS